From the genome of bacterium, one region includes:
- a CDS encoding lamin tail domain-containing protein, with the protein MHSLKSTLLLLLFLAASRECGAVVVLNEIMFDPDGEEATDEFLELYNDSALPVQLAGWTVSDGDGLDTLHDAGMGLLLAPRQFAVIIDPDYIEDGSTTYDGLVPSTALIVTIGTNTIGGRGLSNSDGELVTIYNASGNVVSEHRYVVGNIEGHSDERLRTTAQEDSSNWRDSEVLLGTPGFRNSVTPPERDLGLTAISFDPSAPQIGDEIELRVTIENLGLLLVDGLLTLSADSLGMGDFHELSSQAVSALAPGDSAVSRSSLRMPNTGLLSVAAALIVTDDDSTNNRLTDIVTTAELAGGLRINEIMYAPLAGRAEWIELTVSGTRPIATGNIWFADGQGIGDTTARRQLPEWLMMPGDFALIGTDSAVLFENFPVGTPLLVLGGSDITLNNLGDSLALFNIDGSIVERIDYRPQWGDNVAGVSLERVAISVDGNDGVNWGACRAAAGATPGQDNSLSLNLQNQSTSLTATPSPFTPNGDGSDDVCAFQFLTDNPGQPAVLRVFDVRGRVIRRLAATANEQGAGTVLWDGRDGDGVMASTSRYLVLLETGDDAGATARARTTVILARPR; encoded by the coding sequence ATGCATTCGCTTAAGTCTACTCTGCTCTTGCTTCTGTTCCTTGCGGCGTCGCGCGAATGCGGCGCCGTCGTGGTATTGAACGAGATCATGTTTGATCCGGACGGTGAAGAAGCGACCGACGAATTTCTGGAGCTCTACAACGACAGCGCGCTGCCCGTGCAACTCGCGGGGTGGACGGTAAGCGACGGCGACGGATTGGACACGCTGCATGACGCCGGAATGGGCCTGCTGCTGGCGCCGCGACAATTTGCGGTGATTATTGATCCGGACTACATCGAGGACGGCAGCACAACCTATGATGGACTGGTTCCGAGCACTGCACTGATAGTCACCATTGGAACGAATACGATTGGCGGACGCGGACTTTCGAACAGCGACGGCGAACTTGTTACAATATACAACGCGAGCGGAAACGTCGTCAGTGAACATCGCTATGTTGTCGGCAACATCGAAGGTCATTCGGACGAACGTTTGCGCACAACCGCGCAGGAAGACTCCAGCAACTGGCGCGACAGCGAAGTCCTGCTCGGGACGCCCGGATTTCGCAATAGTGTCACACCGCCGGAACGTGACCTCGGCTTAACAGCCATTTCATTCGACCCGTCGGCGCCGCAAATAGGAGATGAGATAGAGCTTCGCGTCACCATCGAGAACCTTGGACTGCTGTTGGTGGACGGCCTGTTGACCTTGAGCGCAGATTCGCTCGGCATGGGTGATTTTCACGAACTGTCCAGCCAGGCGGTATCCGCTCTTGCACCGGGCGACTCCGCAGTCTCGCGTAGTTCCTTGCGGATGCCGAATACTGGACTGCTCAGTGTGGCCGCGGCACTAATCGTCACCGATGACGACAGCACAAACAACCGGCTCACAGATATTGTTACGACTGCGGAGCTGGCCGGCGGGCTGCGCATCAACGAGATCATGTACGCTCCCCTCGCCGGACGTGCCGAGTGGATCGAACTTACCGTCAGCGGTACGCGCCCCATTGCGACCGGCAACATCTGGTTTGCGGATGGTCAAGGCATAGGCGACACGACGGCCCGCAGACAGTTGCCCGAATGGTTGATGATGCCGGGCGATTTCGCGTTGATCGGTACGGATAGCGCCGTTCTCTTTGAAAATTTCCCGGTCGGCACTCCGCTGCTTGTGCTTGGAGGCAGTGACATTACGCTCAATAACTTGGGCGATTCGTTGGCGCTCTTCAACATTGACGGCAGCATCGTCGAACGTATTGATTATCGTCCGCAATGGGGCGACAATGTGGCCGGCGTTTCGCTTGAGCGTGTCGCAATCAGCGTGGACGGCAACGACGGCGTTAACTGGGGCGCATGTCGTGCGGCGGCAGGGGCGACGCCTGGTCAAGACAACTCACTTTCATTAAATTTGCAAAACCAATCCACGAGCCTGACTGCAACGCCTTCACCATTCACTCCGAACGGTGACGGATCAGATGACGTGTGCGCATTTCAATTCCTGACAGATAATCCGGGCCAACCGGCTGTCCTGCGAGTGTTTGACGTGCGCGGCAGAGTGATACGGCGGTTGGCGGCGACGGCGAACGAACAGGGAGCTGGGACGGTACTCTGGGACGGACGCGACGGCGATGGTGTTATGGCAAGCACGTCACGTTACTTAGTTCTGCTTGAAACAGGTGATGACGCCGGAGCGACGGCACGAGCGCGCACGACTGTGATATTGGCCAGACCACGATGA
- a CDS encoding YraN family protein translates to MRARGTAGEDLAVRHLEQRGLRVRDRNWRCSIGEIDIVAQSGPTLVIVEVKSAGRESEFKPEDRVNHSKRTKLRRLAAVYLKARRLDLPVRYDVIAVVWDNGEPRITHYEDAFA, encoded by the coding sequence GTGCGGGCGCGTGGCACCGCGGGCGAGGACCTCGCCGTGCGGCACCTTGAGCAACGCGGTCTGCGTGTGCGCGACCGGAACTGGCGCTGCTCTATCGGTGAGATTGACATTGTGGCTCAGTCCGGCCCGACTCTGGTGATTGTCGAAGTGAAATCGGCCGGCCGGGAGAGTGAGTTCAAGCCTGAGGATCGCGTGAACCACAGCAAGCGGACAAAACTCCGCCGACTGGCTGCGGTTTACCTGAAAGCTCGCCGACTCGATCTGCCGGTTCGGTATGATGTCATCGCCGTCGTTTGGGACAATGGCGAGCCGAGAATAACACACTACGAAGATGCATTCGCTTAA
- a CDS encoding ribonuclease HII, with the protein MTTTTLIPLRNERIETDLSANGVTCIVGCDEAGRGPLAGPVVAAAVVFADNEYLWRGQDSKSLRPAMREALYDELTMHLRWATAQVEHSEIDHVNIRVASLLAMQAAVRKLGCDTGVILVDGRDRLPEFPQSRAIIDGDALVATIGAASIIAKVTRDRLMQSYHLVYPQYGFDRHFGYPTAAHRAALKTFGPCPIHRRSFRGVREFVEAP; encoded by the coding sequence ATGACCACGACCACACTCATACCGCTGCGAAATGAACGCATCGAGACCGACCTGTCGGCTAACGGCGTGACATGCATCGTTGGCTGCGATGAGGCCGGGCGGGGGCCGTTGGCGGGTCCGGTCGTTGCCGCGGCGGTGGTCTTCGCCGACAATGAGTATCTTTGGCGCGGACAGGACTCAAAGAGCCTCAGGCCTGCGATGCGTGAGGCTTTGTACGATGAATTGACCATGCACCTTCGCTGGGCCACGGCCCAAGTAGAGCACAGCGAGATTGATCACGTCAACATACGCGTGGCCTCTCTACTCGCCATGCAGGCAGCGGTACGGAAACTGGGCTGTGACACCGGTGTGATTTTGGTGGACGGGCGGGATCGGCTGCCGGAATTTCCACAGAGTCGCGCAATTATTGATGGCGATGCGTTGGTGGCGACGATCGGAGCCGCTTCAATTATCGCCAAAGTGACCCGTGACCGACTGATGCAGAGCTATCACCTCGTCTACCCGCAATACGGATTTGATCGGCATTTCGGATATCCTACCGCGGCGCATCGGGCAGCGCTCAAGACGTTTGGACCGTGTCCGATTCATCGCAGGAGCTTTCGCGGTGTTCGCGAATTTGTGGAAGCTCCTTAA
- a CDS encoding ComEC/Rec2 family competence protein, protein MALRPEIRLADVPALGLAVAGLGGVALALFAGGVVGLPLTVGVSVAAVLCLLFASSRRLAALMVYVVFAVVVGQRGSSELARTERASLLTFSNDTAIVVCRGTVVWYDEPMASGRSVNFWLADVQLRSDSQSVDLRTLRVRLSVPITAAATVNIGDVVAGFVRVESLNAPVSSFSDLCWSLRERLGARARLADEQSLVVVEGGWSARRALHDARSGLLGTFDRHLRPDARAVAGALLLGERNAFSAEFRDDLQVTGLAHLFALSGLNTGLLVSLCWLLLSWLRVPQRTRYILLLCLLAIYAALGLGVPSLIRSSIMAGMMITARLLHRQAHPLNLLLFAAGVELMVWPLHVLDAGFHLSYLSLAGILMSYTVLKQPLQDLLRTPRRGFGAHTTEILSATVGAQIATAPIAALLFGRVPGVAIVTNLVAIPLFSFLLVLVLLLLAFDPISLSVASAIGRTVEGLVGIFIAVTGWTATLIGASFVVPQQLWSATVALLLQLAAVAVAAAGRIRLAMMLVLLGLNITLWSPRLSERSAAEVAQIGSESSGLLLVRVGDCNGVIGCGSEWSESQSASALRSEFARQHLSRSDFLIIPSRAATMIGGAPTVIQLAQPELAIDVSAPRLTLTSARLDAVLHEQGVPLHRAIPGERWQIGAVLLEVQNLRSAGDAWEISLMAPDSTSVIVTNLSAAMERLSPASADSSVGTIVIAWPIKDAQGTRWVQTGKGWKQVLSGGMRAAEMWAIPTDRYV, encoded by the coding sequence ATGGCACTGCGGCCGGAAATTCGGCTGGCTGATGTACCCGCGCTGGGGCTGGCGGTCGCGGGCTTGGGTGGCGTGGCGCTGGCTCTATTTGCAGGTGGAGTTGTCGGTTTACCGTTAACCGTCGGTGTGTCGGTTGCGGCTGTGCTGTGTCTGCTCTTTGCGAGTTCCCGCCGTCTTGCGGCATTGATGGTCTACGTCGTATTCGCCGTGGTTGTGGGACAGCGCGGTTCGAGCGAACTTGCGCGAACGGAGCGGGCCAGTTTGCTGACCTTCTCAAACGACACCGCCATTGTGGTCTGCCGAGGCACCGTGGTGTGGTACGATGAGCCGATGGCATCTGGCCGTTCAGTCAATTTCTGGTTAGCCGACGTGCAGTTGCGCAGTGACAGCCAGTCGGTAGACCTTCGGACATTACGTGTGCGATTGAGCGTACCAATCACCGCAGCAGCTACCGTCAACATAGGCGATGTTGTCGCGGGCTTCGTCCGTGTGGAGAGCCTGAACGCTCCGGTGAGTTCGTTCTCAGATCTGTGCTGGTCGCTGCGAGAGCGACTGGGCGCTCGCGCCAGGTTAGCTGACGAGCAATCGCTGGTCGTTGTCGAAGGCGGCTGGAGTGCCCGGCGCGCTTTGCACGATGCTCGGTCCGGTCTTCTGGGCACTTTTGATCGGCATTTGCGTCCCGACGCCCGCGCCGTTGCGGGAGCTCTGTTGTTAGGCGAGCGCAACGCATTTTCGGCGGAGTTTCGTGATGATTTGCAAGTGACAGGTCTCGCGCACTTGTTCGCCCTTAGTGGATTGAACACGGGACTGTTGGTTTCGCTGTGCTGGCTGTTGCTGTCGTGGTTGCGAGTTCCGCAACGAACACGTTATATTTTGCTCCTGTGCCTGCTGGCCATCTACGCTGCATTGGGTTTGGGCGTCCCATCGCTCATCAGATCCTCCATAATGGCAGGCATGATGATCACGGCCCGCCTGCTTCACCGCCAAGCGCATCCGCTGAATCTGTTGCTGTTTGCGGCGGGAGTCGAACTTATGGTTTGGCCGCTGCACGTATTGGATGCGGGTTTCCACTTGAGCTACCTGTCGCTTGCCGGGATTCTCATGTCTTACACGGTCTTGAAGCAGCCGCTTCAGGACCTTCTGCGAACGCCACGCCGCGGGTTCGGCGCGCATACGACTGAAATTCTCTCGGCCACGGTTGGCGCCCAGATCGCCACGGCTCCCATTGCGGCGCTGCTCTTTGGTCGTGTTCCCGGAGTCGCCATCGTGACGAATCTCGTCGCCATACCGCTGTTCTCGTTCTTGCTCGTCCTCGTGCTGCTCTTGCTGGCCTTTGATCCCATTTCCCTGTCTGTGGCATCCGCGATCGGCCGGACGGTAGAAGGCCTGGTTGGCATTTTCATCGCGGTGACCGGCTGGACGGCCACGCTCATAGGCGCGAGTTTTGTCGTTCCACAGCAATTGTGGAGTGCTACTGTTGCGCTACTGCTTCAACTGGCAGCAGTGGCAGTTGCGGCCGCTGGTCGGATTCGGCTGGCGATGATGCTCGTCCTGTTAGGATTGAACATCACGTTGTGGTCGCCGCGGCTCAGCGAAAGGTCGGCCGCTGAAGTGGCGCAAATAGGCTCGGAATCGAGCGGCCTGCTTCTGGTTAGGGTGGGGGACTGTAACGGCGTGATCGGTTGCGGTAGTGAGTGGTCTGAATCGCAATCGGCGTCGGCGTTGCGCTCGGAATTTGCACGCCAGCATCTCAGCCGATCTGACTTTCTCATCATCCCGTCGCGCGCCGCAACGATGATTGGCGGTGCTCCGACCGTGATCCAACTGGCTCAACCTGAATTGGCGATTGACGTCTCAGCACCGCGGCTGACACTCACATCAGCACGGTTAGACGCGGTATTGCACGAGCAGGGCGTTCCGTTGCACCGCGCAATCCCCGGTGAGCGTTGGCAGATTGGCGCCGTGCTGCTGGAGGTTCAGAATTTACGTAGTGCTGGCGACGCATGGGAAATCTCGCTGATGGCTCCGGATTCTACATCGGTTATCGTGACGAATCTCTCGGCGGCCATGGAGCGCCTGTCGCCAGCGTCCGCAGATTCATCGGTGGGCACAATTGTGATCGCCTGGCCCATAAAAGATGCGCAGGGAACACGGTGGGTTCAGACCGGCAAAGGCTGGAAGCAAGTCTTGAGCGGGGGCATGCGGGCCGCAGAAATGTGGGCAATCCCGACCGACAGATACGTATGA
- a CDS encoding ubiquinone/menaquinone biosynthesis methyltransferase, giving the protein MTTPPQSAGPALRSTVAAGANPQVVEMFNRISSTYDRLNRIFSLGVDRSWRRLAVQSLRLTQDMRVLDCSAGTGDMALEAQKQCPGVHTTLLDPAPGMLELADVKVRARGIQHYDLVVGAAEQLAFPDASYDRYMVAFGIRNFRDLEGGLRELHRVLKPGGQGVILEFTPDRSAVIDRIFKMYMWWVMRPLGGAVSSDPEAYKYLAETIQRFPSSSRLLEVFKSAGYSKVDAKPLSLGIATRFLLTK; this is encoded by the coding sequence GTGACCACTCCGCCTCAATCCGCGGGTCCCGCCCTGCGCTCAACGGTCGCCGCCGGTGCGAATCCGCAAGTTGTTGAGATGTTTAATCGCATCTCTTCCACCTATGACCGGTTGAACCGCATCTTTTCGTTAGGGGTTGACCGTAGCTGGCGCAGACTGGCCGTGCAATCGCTCAGGCTCACGCAGGACATGCGAGTTCTGGATTGCAGCGCAGGCACGGGGGACATGGCTCTCGAGGCGCAGAAACAATGTCCAGGCGTACATACTACGCTCCTCGATCCGGCTCCGGGAATGCTCGAACTGGCGGACGTCAAGGTTCGCGCCCGGGGGATTCAGCACTATGATCTGGTCGTCGGTGCGGCCGAACAATTGGCTTTTCCTGATGCCAGCTACGACCGCTATATGGTGGCGTTTGGCATTCGAAATTTTCGCGATCTCGAAGGCGGTTTGCGTGAATTGCATCGCGTGCTGAAGCCCGGCGGGCAAGGGGTGATATTGGAATTCACACCGGATCGTTCGGCCGTTATTGACCGGATCTTTAAAATGTACATGTGGTGGGTGATGCGGCCCTTGGGTGGAGCGGTTTCATCAGATCCGGAGGCCTACAAGTATCTTGCTGAGACGATTCAGCGATTCCCATCGTCTTCGCGGCTGCTGGAGGTGTTTAAGTCGGCGGGCTATTCCAAAGTGGATGCGAAGCCCCTGTCGTTGGGAATCGCCACACGCTTTCTCTTGACGAAGTAG
- a CDS encoding phosphatidate cytidylyltransferase produces the protein MQRLLAAAIGIPVLLLAANYGGYWLMALIGALQLLLLHEWRGFANAAGVPLGTAALLFALLGFDLFIFGHGAKTATGETLIAVYVWVLLVVFQRERRPLLQLGYGALYLIYAALPIALWYHLAEYSDAIRHSRLGALGILFAATWLCDSGAYFGGRLLGRHKLYPQASPNKTVEGAVSGLLFAALLLPALQMLNLARPLPYDYWILPLIVGIAGQIGDLIESLMKREAGIKDSSQIIPGHGGFLDRFDSLLVSSPLFLAYLFLSTP, from the coding sequence GTGCAACGACTGCTCGCTGCGGCCATCGGCATTCCTGTTCTGCTGCTGGCGGCGAACTATGGCGGCTACTGGTTAATGGCACTCATCGGCGCCTTGCAGTTGCTGCTGCTGCATGAATGGCGTGGCTTCGCGAACGCGGCAGGTGTCCCGTTGGGCACGGCGGCCCTGCTCTTCGCTCTTTTGGGTTTTGACCTGTTCATTTTCGGGCACGGCGCGAAGACCGCCACGGGTGAAACCCTGATCGCGGTCTATGTATGGGTGTTGCTGGTTGTGTTTCAACGGGAACGGCGACCTCTGCTGCAACTGGGGTACGGCGCACTGTACTTGATCTATGCCGCGCTTCCCATAGCTCTGTGGTATCACCTGGCTGAGTACTCGGATGCCATCCGGCACAGTCGATTGGGCGCGTTAGGGATTTTGTTTGCGGCGACCTGGTTGTGCGATTCGGGCGCCTACTTCGGTGGGCGCTTGCTTGGTCGGCACAAGCTATATCCTCAGGCGAGCCCGAATAAAACTGTTGAGGGCGCAGTCTCAGGCCTCCTATTTGCGGCGCTGCTTCTTCCCGCATTGCAGATGCTCAATCTTGCCCGCCCGCTCCCGTACGACTACTGGATACTGCCGCTGATTGTCGGCATCGCCGGCCAGATCGGTGACCTGATTGAATCGCTGATGAAACGCGAAGCGGGCATAAAGGATTCTTCGCAAATTATCCCCGGTCATGGCGGGTTCCTTGATCGTTTCGATTCGCTGCTCGTTTCGTCACCTCTCTTTTTAGCCTATCTATTCTTATCTACTCCGTGA
- a CDS encoding tetratricopeptide repeat protein, whose translation MPKIERRLITRTAWIVIGTLLLSGCAYYNTFYNIKKDFRAAERQTKRAQQGAPRGSQPGGGSATGIPVQQYQGILQSCSKLLEFYPNSRWIDDALMVMGVSYYRTEEFARAERKFTELGTIFPNSRHAEEAVVWRAQALLAQNMSEAAENVLLGAQDNLKTTPAIAGAARTLAKIAAERKQPEQAVEYLERIREISYDRDEKASDFLTLGRSYHILNRRDEARTALERCLGLTRSADEAFEARSLLAQMAALDKNYDLARDYLRPLEFDRRFIDRAPDVRLEAAKVEAEAGDPSLAIRMMEEFCSTSNPGEAKARSYYLQGLVARNKLGDLELARAKFDSVPGAGAPRALQDSARNEARQLESGLDALQHIPILRDSLAILDQALQDLPSEDAPKEDFPETVSDSLLPVADSVHSEIVSPDTAVLVEELIGDVLVELSDSVAGDAVLDTVSTPPSAEKEITEMTPAEMLADSIMRALTVQDSLRQAARAARAPDTVRVGDEQAEAPNRPRVVSPRELYTMQRLSAARRLVAAHLDAASFYETVLSAPDSAMTQLESGVAVAGAGDEHWRAVVQLGLKLINANADETRGTALLHEAAEAEEALLHVRNAARDALGLAPLQAPKTDQDLEFDRVERGFLAGDPLEEVVNGYRAVAALDSHSAAGARALHALAYLLEFRLARYPEALAIHTDIVRMFPDSGFTAVSRVKLTDPDTSSIFLLSDEALQAQMVPAFEILRAESDSSGWPPEESSLRGRRFE comes from the coding sequence ATGCCCAAGATAGAACGTAGACTCATTACCCGTACCGCGTGGATCGTGATCGGCACGCTGCTACTAAGCGGTTGCGCCTATTACAACACGTTTTACAACATCAAGAAGGACTTTCGCGCGGCGGAGCGCCAGACGAAGCGTGCTCAGCAAGGCGCGCCCCGCGGTTCACAGCCCGGCGGCGGCAGCGCGACAGGAATTCCGGTGCAGCAATACCAGGGGATTCTCCAATCGTGCAGTAAGCTCCTCGAGTTTTATCCCAATAGCCGCTGGATAGATGACGCGCTGATGGTTATGGGCGTAAGCTACTACCGCACTGAGGAGTTCGCACGCGCGGAGCGGAAGTTCACGGAGCTTGGAACGATTTTCCCGAACAGCAGGCACGCGGAAGAGGCGGTTGTCTGGCGTGCACAAGCGTTGTTGGCCCAGAACATGAGCGAAGCCGCGGAGAATGTGCTGCTCGGTGCGCAGGACAATCTAAAGACGACTCCCGCGATTGCTGGAGCGGCCCGCACTTTGGCGAAGATAGCCGCCGAGCGCAAGCAGCCGGAGCAAGCCGTTGAGTATCTTGAGCGAATCCGGGAGATATCCTATGACCGCGACGAAAAGGCATCTGACTTTCTAACCCTTGGGCGGTCCTATCACATCTTGAATCGTCGTGACGAGGCGCGCACGGCGCTTGAGCGGTGCTTAGGGTTGACACGATCCGCTGATGAGGCCTTTGAGGCTCGGTCGCTGCTGGCGCAGATGGCGGCCTTGGACAAGAATTACGATTTGGCGCGCGACTACTTACGGCCGCTTGAATTTGACCGTCGGTTTATTGACCGCGCTCCGGATGTTCGATTGGAAGCGGCAAAGGTGGAGGCCGAGGCAGGCGATCCATCTCTGGCCATCCGGATGATGGAGGAGTTTTGTTCAACATCGAATCCCGGCGAAGCTAAGGCCCGTTCATACTACCTGCAAGGCCTCGTGGCGCGCAACAAGTTAGGCGATCTCGAGTTGGCGCGCGCTAAGTTTGATAGTGTCCCCGGTGCCGGCGCGCCGCGGGCGCTGCAAGATTCAGCGCGCAACGAAGCTCGCCAATTGGAATCCGGGCTGGACGCGCTGCAGCATATTCCAATTTTGCGGGACAGTTTGGCGATCCTTGATCAAGCGTTGCAGGATCTGCCGAGTGAAGACGCTCCAAAAGAAGATTTTCCCGAGACGGTTTCAGATTCTCTGCTTCCGGTCGCCGATTCGGTGCACAGTGAGATCGTTTCGCCGGATACTGCGGTTCTCGTCGAAGAGCTAATTGGTGACGTGTTGGTCGAGCTCAGTGACTCTGTGGCCGGGGACGCCGTCTTAGATACGGTCTCGACTCCGCCGTCGGCCGAAAAAGAAATTACGGAGATGACGCCGGCGGAGATGCTGGCCGATTCGATCATGCGCGCGTTGACGGTGCAGGATTCCTTACGGCAAGCGGCTCGCGCGGCGCGAGCGCCGGACACTGTTCGAGTCGGTGATGAGCAGGCCGAGGCGCCGAACAGACCGCGTGTTGTGTCGCCTCGTGAACTGTACACGATGCAGCGTCTTTCGGCGGCTCGCCGGTTGGTGGCCGCGCATCTTGACGCCGCTTCGTTCTATGAGACTGTATTGTCCGCACCGGATAGCGCCATGACGCAACTTGAATCCGGCGTTGCTGTGGCAGGCGCCGGGGATGAGCATTGGCGCGCCGTTGTCCAACTTGGGCTGAAACTTATTAACGCAAACGCCGATGAGACCCGAGGCACGGCCCTCTTACATGAAGCCGCGGAGGCGGAAGAAGCCTTGCTGCACGTCAGGAATGCAGCACGCGATGCGCTTGGCCTCGCGCCGTTGCAGGCACCCAAGACAGATCAGGATCTCGAGTTCGACCGTGTCGAACGGGGGTTTCTCGCGGGCGATCCGCTGGAGGAAGTTGTCAACGGCTATCGGGCGGTTGCGGCTTTAGACAGTCATTCGGCTGCGGGTGCGCGGGCGCTGCATGCCCTGGCGTATTTACTCGAGTTTCGGCTCGCGCGTTACCCCGAGGCGCTTGCGATTCACACCGACATCGTGCGGATGTTTCCCGACTCAGGTTTCACGGCCGTTTCTCGGGTGAAGTTGACGGATCCGGATACAAGTTCAATTTTCTTGTTGAGTGACGAGGCACTGCAAGCACAAATGGTGCCTGCATTCGAGATTCTGCGAGCAGAATCCGACTCGTCCGGCTGGCCGCCGGAAGAATCCTCTTTACGCGGACGCCGGTTCGAATAG
- a CDS encoding NAD-dependent deacylase translates to MAILTGAGVSAESGLGTFRGKEGIWNKMRPEELASMAGFMANPELVWEWYSYRRSVLAEAKPNAAHIALAEWQRHMNDFTLITQNVDGLHQVAGSRDVLELHGNIRVNRCLKCGQETTDDLLHQPIGIPRCPCGGSYRPGVVWFGEMLPEDILTAAFHAAESCDLFLTIGTSAVVYPAASLPEIALENGAHVIEINLEPTQFSPRATVSIHEPAGAAVTALFLEWKRLRAAQQSADAQDRT, encoded by the coding sequence ATGGCCATATTGACCGGTGCCGGCGTGTCTGCGGAATCCGGTCTTGGTACTTTTCGGGGGAAGGAAGGCATTTGGAACAAGATGCGGCCTGAAGAGTTGGCAAGTATGGCGGGATTCATGGCGAATCCTGAGCTTGTCTGGGAATGGTACAGCTATCGCCGTTCCGTCCTCGCCGAGGCCAAACCCAATGCCGCGCACATTGCGCTCGCGGAGTGGCAGCGGCACATGAACGACTTCACGCTAATCACGCAGAATGTGGATGGCCTGCACCAGGTAGCCGGGAGCCGTGATGTCTTGGAACTGCATGGCAACATCCGTGTCAACCGATGTCTGAAATGTGGTCAGGAAACCACGGACGATCTCCTACACCAGCCGATCGGAATTCCGCGTTGCCCGTGCGGCGGGTCGTACCGCCCCGGAGTTGTGTGGTTTGGAGAAATGCTGCCCGAAGATATCCTGACGGCAGCGTTTCACGCCGCGGAGTCGTGCGATCTCTTTTTGACCATTGGCACGTCGGCGGTCGTCTACCCGGCGGCATCGCTGCCCGAGATTGCGCTGGAAAACGGCGCACATGTTATCGAAATCAATCTTGAACCTACGCAATTCAGCCCACGCGCCACGGTTTCGATCCACGAACCCGCCGGTGCCGCGGTTACTGCCCTTTTTCTCGAGTGGAAGCGGCTTCGCGCCGCGCAACAATCTGCCGATGCCCAAGATAGAACGTAG
- the rpsT gene encoding 30S ribosomal protein S20 — protein MPQHKSCEKRMRTATKARERNRRDRARCRTVEKRVTQAADAAVAVTKLSEAFSVLDRMADRGILHPRTAARRKARLARAANSLNS, from the coding sequence ATGCCACAACACAAATCTTGCGAAAAGCGGATGCGCACGGCCACCAAGGCCCGGGAGAGGAATCGCCGGGACCGCGCTCGTTGTCGAACCGTCGAAAAACGAGTCACGCAGGCTGCCGATGCCGCTGTTGCGGTGACCAAATTGTCCGAAGCGTTTTCGGTACTGGATCGTATGGCCGACCGGGGTATTCTTCATCCCCGTACTGCGGCGCGCCGTAAAGCTCGTCTGGCGCGCGCTGCCAATAGCCTGAATTCTTAG